Proteins co-encoded in one Lysobacter solisilvae genomic window:
- the accB gene encoding acetyl-CoA carboxylase biotin carboxyl carrier protein, with the protein MDLRKIKKLIDLLEESNLAEIEIKEGEESVRLARTPKGTMVAQPMMQAAPVAAPAPVMPMAGPTEAASGGSPKAASDLPPGHVVRAPMVGTFYASPAPDKPAFVTVGQSVKAGETLGIIEAMKMFNPIEADVAGTVVKVLVETGQPIEFDQPLFVIG; encoded by the coding sequence ATGGACCTGCGCAAGATCAAGAAGCTCATCGACCTGCTGGAAGAGTCCAACCTCGCCGAAATCGAGATCAAGGAAGGCGAAGAGTCCGTCCGCCTGGCCCGCACGCCCAAGGGCACGATGGTCGCCCAGCCGATGATGCAGGCCGCCCCGGTGGCCGCACCGGCGCCGGTGATGCCCATGGCCGGTCCGACCGAGGCGGCCAGCGGTGGCTCGCCCAAGGCGGCCTCGGACCTGCCGCCGGGCCACGTCGTGCGTGCGCCGATGGTCGGTACGTTCTACGCATCCCCGGCACCGGACAAGCCGGCCTTCGTCACCGTCGGCCAGTCGGTCAAGGCCGGCGAGACCCTGGGCATCATCGAGGCCATGAAGATGTTCAACCCGATCGAGGCCGATGTCGCCGGCACGGTCGTCAAGGTCCTGGTCGAGACCGGGCAGCCGATCGAGTTCGATCAGCCGCTGTTTGTCATCGGGTGA
- the fis gene encoding DNA-binding transcriptional regulator Fis: protein MNAAADRNDPRSRARPPLRDHVATSVRRYLGDLNGSGTENLYEIALRELEIPLFVEVLRHCEGNQSRAAAMLGIHRATLRKKLREYGLDG, encoded by the coding sequence TTGAACGCCGCAGCCGACCGCAACGATCCACGCAGCCGCGCGCGTCCGCCGCTGCGCGACCACGTCGCCACTTCGGTCCGCCGCTATCTGGGCGACCTCAACGGCAGCGGCACCGAGAATCTCTACGAGATCGCGCTGCGCGAACTGGAAATCCCGCTGTTCGTGGAAGTGCTGCGCCACTGCGAAGGCAACCAGAGCCGCGCCGCGGCGATGCTCGGCATCCACCGCGCGACGCTGCGCAAGAAGCTGCGCGAGTACGGTCTGGATGGCTGA
- a CDS encoding Crp/Fnr family transcriptional regulator — translation MNRTSSLALGNELLERLPADVCARLRHDLQEVELPVGKVLYESYARQHSMFFPRSGIVSLLFVLQNGDTSEIAMVGREGVVGMSLIVDSQSTPSRAVVQVAGEALMLPGEAVEREFGRNGRFHFAVLRYGQALLAQMAQTGVCNRHHTVERQLCRWLLMSLDRLGPVDLKMTQEQIAHLLGVRRGGITEAAKKLQTDGVIDYSRGTIRVITATNCSPEPASATAWSAASTSDCWAAARRFRTRPNAGP, via the coding sequence ATGAACAGAACTTCGTCACTGGCACTGGGCAACGAGCTGCTGGAGCGCCTCCCGGCGGATGTCTGCGCGCGCCTGCGTCATGACCTGCAGGAGGTCGAGCTGCCGGTCGGCAAGGTGTTGTACGAGTCCTATGCCAGGCAGCACAGCATGTTCTTCCCACGCAGCGGGATCGTGTCGCTGCTGTTCGTGCTGCAGAACGGCGACACCAGCGAGATCGCGATGGTGGGCCGGGAAGGCGTGGTCGGCATGTCGCTGATCGTCGACAGCCAGAGCACACCCAGCCGCGCCGTCGTGCAGGTGGCCGGCGAAGCCCTGATGCTGCCCGGCGAAGCGGTCGAACGCGAGTTCGGGCGCAACGGCAGGTTCCATTTCGCCGTGCTCCGCTATGGCCAGGCCCTGCTCGCGCAGATGGCGCAGACCGGCGTCTGCAACCGGCACCACACCGTCGAACGTCAACTCTGCCGTTGGCTGCTGATGAGCCTTGACCGGCTGGGCCCGGTGGACCTGAAGATGACCCAGGAGCAGATCGCCCACCTGCTGGGCGTGCGTCGCGGAGGCATTACCGAGGCGGCGAAGAAACTGCAGACCGATGGCGTGATCGACTACAGCCGGGGCACGATCCGGGTTATCACCGCGACGAACTGCTCGCCCGAACCTGCGAGTGCTACGGCGTGGTCAGCAGCGAGTACCAGCGACTGCTGGGCAGCGGCTAGGCGCTTTCGGACGCGACCGAACGCAGGTCCGTGA
- a CDS encoding TlpA family protein disulfide reductase produces MKPTVKVLLVAVAAGVLGAAAGLWFNGPGPLLRSELGQRALHEVLEASAPAPPAGVPVAERGGLVPSFSLPDLAGRNVSVPAAWSGRPVLVNLWASWCGPCIREMPELDRFATRQGATGVQVIGIALDEREAVLRFLESTPVGYPILLDTPGPGDAGVRLGNPSGVLPYTALIDARGRLVKEKIGPFEAGEVEAWLD; encoded by the coding sequence ATGAAGCCGACGGTGAAGGTGTTGCTGGTCGCGGTCGCAGCCGGCGTCCTGGGGGCTGCGGCGGGCCTGTGGTTCAACGGCCCCGGGCCCCTGCTGCGCAGCGAACTCGGCCAGCGGGCGCTCCACGAAGTCCTCGAGGCCTCCGCGCCCGCCCCACCGGCGGGGGTGCCGGTGGCCGAACGCGGCGGGCTCGTGCCGTCTTTCTCCCTGCCCGACCTGGCCGGCCGCAACGTCAGCGTGCCCGCCGCATGGTCCGGCCGGCCGGTGCTGGTGAATCTCTGGGCCAGCTGGTGCGGCCCCTGCATCCGGGAGATGCCGGAGCTGGACCGCTTCGCCACCCGCCAGGGCGCCACCGGCGTGCAGGTGATCGGCATCGCGCTGGATGAGCGCGAGGCCGTCCTGCGCTTCCTCGAGTCCACGCCCGTGGGCTACCCGATCCTGCTGGACACCCCCGGGCCCGGCGACGCCGGCGTCCGCCTGGGCAACCCCAGCGGCGTGCTTCCCTACACCGCGCTGATCGACGCGCGGGGCCGGCTGGTGAAGGAGAAGATTGGCCCGTTCGAGGCCGGCGAAGTCGAGGCCTGGCTGGACTGA
- the purH gene encoding bifunctional phosphoribosylaminoimidazolecarboxamide formyltransferase/IMP cyclohydrolase → MTADRLPVRRALLSVSDKTGLVDLARALAAQGVELLSTGGTAKAIRDAGLAVRDVSDVTGFPEMMDGRVKTLHPIVHGGLLGRAGVDDEVMAQHGIGAIDLLVLNLYPFERVSANPDSSMDEIVENIDIGGPAMLRSAAKNFARVAVATDPAQYAGLTDELQAHGGTLSARTRFALAVAAFNRVAQYDACISDYLSAIAEDGQRALFPAQQNSNFVKVMDLRYGENPHQHGAFYRDLYPVPGTLATFTQLQGKELSFNNLADADAAWECVRQFERPACVIVKHANPCGVAEGEGCADTYEAAYATDPTSAFGGIIAFNRPLDAATAKTILDRQFVEVLIAPDYDEGALDYARKKANVRVLRIPHGEGRNNFDIKRVGSGLLMQTSDIREVGRGELKVVTKIAPTAEQMDDLLFAWRVAKFVKSNAIVYVKDRRTVGVGAGQMSRVVSAKIAALKAEEAGLAVPGSVLASDAFFPFRDGIDAAAAAGIKAVIQPGGSMRDAEVIAAADEHGIAMVFTGVRHFRH, encoded by the coding sequence ATGACCGCTGACCGCCTGCCCGTCCGCCGGGCACTGCTTTCCGTTTCCGACAAGACCGGCCTGGTCGACCTGGCCCGCGCATTGGCCGCGCAGGGCGTCGAACTGCTCTCCACCGGCGGTACCGCCAAGGCGATCCGCGACGCGGGCCTGGCCGTGCGGGACGTCAGCGACGTGACCGGCTTCCCCGAAATGATGGATGGCCGCGTCAAGACCCTGCACCCGATCGTCCACGGCGGCCTGCTCGGCCGCGCCGGTGTCGATGACGAGGTGATGGCGCAGCACGGCATCGGCGCGATCGACCTGCTGGTGCTCAATCTCTATCCGTTCGAACGGGTGTCGGCGAACCCCGACAGTTCGATGGACGAGATCGTCGAGAACATCGACATCGGCGGCCCCGCCATGCTGCGTTCGGCCGCGAAGAACTTCGCCCGCGTCGCCGTGGCCACCGACCCGGCCCAGTACGCGGGACTCACCGACGAACTCCAGGCCCACGGCGGCACGCTGTCGGCGCGCACGCGCTTCGCCCTGGCGGTCGCCGCCTTCAACCGCGTCGCCCAGTACGACGCCTGCATCAGCGACTACCTGTCCGCCATTGCCGAAGACGGCCAGCGTGCATTGTTCCCGGCGCAGCAGAACAGCAACTTCGTCAAGGTGATGGACCTGCGCTACGGCGAGAATCCCCACCAGCACGGCGCCTTCTATCGCGACCTGTATCCGGTGCCTGGCACGCTGGCGACGTTCACCCAGCTGCAGGGCAAGGAGCTGTCGTTCAACAACCTGGCCGACGCCGACGCCGCCTGGGAATGCGTGCGCCAGTTCGAGCGGCCGGCCTGCGTGATCGTCAAGCACGCCAATCCCTGCGGCGTGGCCGAGGGCGAGGGTTGCGCCGATACCTACGAAGCGGCCTACGCCACCGATCCCACGTCGGCCTTCGGCGGCATCATCGCCTTCAACCGGCCCCTCGACGCCGCGACAGCGAAGACCATCCTGGACCGCCAGTTCGTCGAGGTGCTGATCGCGCCGGACTACGATGAAGGCGCGCTCGACTACGCCAGGAAGAAGGCCAACGTGCGCGTGCTGCGCATTCCGCACGGCGAGGGCCGCAACAACTTCGACATCAAGCGCGTCGGTTCGGGCCTGCTGATGCAGACCAGCGACATCCGCGAGGTGGGTCGCGGCGAGCTCAAGGTGGTGACGAAGATCGCCCCGACGGCCGAACAGATGGACGACCTGCTCTTCGCCTGGCGCGTGGCGAAGTTCGTCAAGTCCAATGCCATCGTGTACGTCAAGGACCGGCGCACGGTCGGCGTCGGCGCCGGGCAGATGAGCCGCGTGGTGTCTGCGAAGATCGCCGCGCTCAAGGCCGAGGAAGCCGGGCTGGCCGTGCCGGGGTCGGTGCTGGCGTCCGACGCGTTCTTCCCGTTCCGCGACGGCATCGACGCCGCCGCGGCCGCCGGCATCAAGGCGGTGATCCAGCCCGGCGGCTCGATGCGCGACGCGGAAGTGATCGCGGCGGCGGACGAGCACGGCATCGCCATGGTGTTCACGGGCGTCCGGCATTTCCGGCACTAG
- a CDS encoding c-type cytochrome has product MTTRDHEPMDATEYRRLVATIAAFLVAILVGAGFAVQTLRGVRAESHAGGLSPAMIAQGQRIFRFDTFGDEKLWTDQLQLHTVVEHSVDPTTALSVGLKVDADALPPGILDTADLTSPATTVAMLKLKAVVGLQATVDADNHITKLGVTCALCHSTVDDSVMPGIGHRKDGWPNRDLDVGRIIALSPALPRAKKAVYNGWGPGKYDPRYNIDGLNTPLVLPPAHGLKHIRNETYTGDAPISYWNAYVAVTQMGGQGNFADPRLGINVTHTPDLVTPKLPALRAYQLSLRAPAPPAGSFDKIAATRGRAVFGQHCISCHVGASGSDNNGGKLHAPAETGMDGAYAARTVNKAYRTTPLRGLWQHPPYFHDGSAATLEDVVAHYDQVRALGLSQAQRRDVVEYLKTL; this is encoded by the coding sequence ATGACCACCCGAGATCACGAACCGATGGACGCCACCGAATACCGGCGCCTGGTGGCGACCATTGCCGCGTTCCTGGTCGCAATCCTGGTGGGGGCGGGATTTGCGGTGCAGACCTTGCGAGGCGTCCGGGCCGAGTCCCACGCCGGTGGCCTGAGTCCGGCCATGATCGCGCAGGGGCAGCGCATCTTCCGTTTCGACACCTTCGGCGACGAGAAGCTGTGGACCGACCAGCTGCAGCTGCACACCGTGGTGGAGCACAGCGTGGACCCGACCACGGCACTGAGCGTCGGCCTGAAAGTCGATGCCGATGCGTTGCCGCCGGGGATTCTCGACACTGCCGACCTCACCAGCCCGGCCACCACCGTCGCAATGCTGAAGTTGAAGGCGGTCGTCGGCCTGCAGGCCACCGTCGATGCGGACAACCACATCACCAAACTCGGCGTCACCTGCGCGCTGTGCCATTCCACCGTCGACGACTCGGTCATGCCCGGCATCGGACATCGCAAGGACGGCTGGCCCAACCGCGACCTCGATGTCGGCCGCATCATCGCGCTGTCGCCGGCGTTGCCGCGGGCCAAGAAGGCGGTCTACAACGGCTGGGGCCCGGGCAAGTACGACCCGCGCTACAACATCGATGGCCTCAACACGCCGCTGGTGCTGCCACCCGCCCACGGGCTGAAACACATCAGGAACGAGACTTACACCGGCGACGCGCCGATCTCCTACTGGAACGCGTATGTCGCGGTGACCCAGATGGGCGGCCAGGGCAACTTCGCCGACCCGCGGCTGGGCATCAACGTCACCCATACCCCCGACCTGGTCACGCCGAAGCTGCCCGCGCTGCGCGCCTACCAGCTCAGCCTGCGCGCGCCGGCGCCGCCGGCCGGCAGCTTCGACAAGATCGCGGCGACCCGCGGCCGCGCGGTGTTCGGCCAGCACTGCATCAGCTGCCACGTCGGCGCCAGCGGCTCGGACAACAACGGCGGCAAGCTGCACGCGCCGGCCGAGACCGGCATGGATGGCGCCTATGCCGCGCGCACCGTCAACAAGGCCTACCGCACCACGCCGCTGCGCGGGCTATGGCAGCACCCGCCGTATTTCCACGACGGCAGCGCGGCGACGCTGGAGGACGTGGTGGCGCATTACGACCAGGTTCGCGCGCTCGGCCTGAGCCAGGCGCAGCGACGGGACGTGGTGGAGTACCTGAAGACGCTGTAG
- the prmA gene encoding 50S ribosomal protein L11 methyltransferase: protein MPFLELTLPCTLAQQPRFERALEDVGALAVTLADAHADAADEQAIFEPGVGETPLWDELSLTALFPHDTDALVLLAALEAFDADLDWTRAGFRKVEDQDWERAWMDQYEPLRFGEHTWIVPWSHELPADADTPQAAVVRLDPGLAFGSGTHPTTALCLQWLDGLARDGRLAGARVLDFGCGSGILALAALKLGAAHAVGVDNDPQAIIATRDNAQRNGVEERLSVYLPADEPVAAYPVVVANILATALIALADTLAARVAPGGLLAMSGILAGQQDDVMARYAGQFEDLRADSFDDWMRVTGRRRAG, encoded by the coding sequence ATGCCCTTCTTGGAATTGACTCTGCCCTGCACCCTCGCCCAGCAGCCGCGCTTCGAGCGCGCGCTCGAGGATGTCGGCGCCCTGGCCGTGACCCTGGCCGATGCGCATGCCGACGCCGCCGATGAACAGGCCATCTTCGAACCAGGCGTGGGCGAAACACCGCTATGGGACGAACTGTCGCTCACCGCCCTGTTCCCCCACGACACCGATGCGCTGGTCCTGCTGGCCGCACTGGAGGCCTTCGACGCGGACCTGGACTGGACTCGCGCCGGATTCCGCAAAGTCGAGGACCAGGACTGGGAGCGCGCATGGATGGACCAGTACGAGCCGCTGCGCTTCGGCGAGCACACCTGGATCGTGCCCTGGAGCCACGAACTGCCCGCGGACGCCGACACGCCACAAGCGGCCGTCGTCCGGCTCGACCCCGGCCTGGCGTTCGGCTCGGGGACGCATCCCACCACCGCATTGTGCCTGCAGTGGCTCGACGGCCTGGCCCGCGATGGCCGCCTGGCGGGCGCGCGCGTGCTCGATTTCGGTTGCGGCAGCGGCATCCTCGCGTTGGCCGCACTGAAGCTGGGCGCCGCGCACGCGGTCGGCGTCGACAACGATCCGCAGGCCATCATCGCCACCCGGGACAACGCCCAGCGCAATGGCGTCGAAGAACGCCTGTCGGTGTACCTGCCCGCCGACGAGCCGGTGGCCGCCTATCCCGTCGTCGTGGCCAACATCCTGGCTACGGCGCTGATCGCACTGGCCGACACGCTGGCCGCGCGCGTGGCCCCCGGCGGCCTGCTGGCGATGTCGGGCATCCTGGCCGGCCAGCAGGACGATGTGATGGCGCGCTATGCCGGCCAGTTCGAGGACCTGCGCGCAGATTCGTTCGACGACTGGATGCGGGTGACGGGCCGGCGCCGGGCCGGCTGA
- the accC gene encoding acetyl-CoA carboxylase biotin carboxylase subunit produces MLDKVVIANRGEIALRILRACHALGIRTVAVHSTVDRNLKHVAMADESVCIGPAPSTDSYLNMAQIIAAAEVTDAQAIHPGYGFLSENADFAERVEQSGFIFIGPKADTIRLMGDKVEAIKAMQAAGVPCVPGSGGPLGDDAATNIKIAREIGYPVIVKAAGGGGGRGMRVVHTEAHLNAAVQTTKTEAKAAFGNDMVYMEKFLENPRHVEIQVLADGQGGAIHLGERDCSMQRRHQKVVEEAPAPGITLEQRAEIGRVCVEACIRIGYRGAGTFEFLYEDGRFYFIEMNTRIQVEHPVTELVTGIDLVREQLNIAAGHKLSIKQSDIVLEGHAIECRINAEDPDTFMPCPGLIQHFHAPGGPGVRVDSHIYEGYRVPPNYDSMIGKLIVHGPDRETAIARMRVALSEMVVDGIKTNIPLQQRILADIGFQQGGQNIHYLEKRLKEQKEKSISMA; encoded by the coding sequence ATGCTCGATAAAGTCGTCATCGCCAACCGCGGCGAAATCGCGCTGCGCATCCTGCGCGCGTGCCACGCGTTGGGCATCCGGACGGTCGCGGTGCATTCCACCGTCGACCGCAACCTCAAGCACGTCGCCATGGCCGACGAATCGGTGTGCATCGGCCCCGCGCCGTCCACCGACAGCTACCTCAACATGGCGCAGATCATCGCCGCCGCCGAGGTCACCGACGCGCAGGCCATCCACCCGGGCTACGGCTTCCTGTCCGAAAACGCGGACTTCGCCGAGCGCGTGGAGCAGTCCGGCTTCATCTTCATCGGCCCCAAGGCCGACACCATCCGCCTGATGGGCGACAAGGTCGAGGCGATCAAGGCCATGCAGGCCGCGGGCGTGCCCTGCGTGCCCGGCAGCGGCGGCCCGCTGGGCGACGACGCGGCGACCAACATCAAGATCGCGCGCGAGATCGGCTACCCGGTCATCGTCAAGGCCGCCGGCGGCGGCGGCGGCCGCGGCATGCGCGTGGTGCATACCGAAGCGCACCTCAACGCCGCGGTCCAGACCACCAAGACCGAAGCCAAGGCGGCCTTCGGCAACGACATGGTCTACATGGAGAAGTTCCTGGAGAATCCGCGCCACGTGGAGATCCAGGTGCTCGCCGACGGCCAGGGCGGCGCGATCCACCTGGGCGAGCGTGACTGCTCCATGCAGCGCCGCCACCAGAAGGTCGTCGAGGAAGCGCCGGCGCCGGGCATCACCCTTGAGCAGCGCGCGGAGATTGGCCGCGTGTGCGTGGAAGCATGCATCCGCATCGGCTACCGCGGCGCCGGCACGTTCGAGTTCCTCTACGAGGACGGCCGCTTCTATTTCATCGAGATGAACACCCGCATCCAGGTGGAGCACCCGGTCACCGAACTGGTCACCGGCATCGACCTGGTGCGCGAGCAGCTCAACATCGCCGCGGGCCACAAGCTGTCGATCAAGCAGAGCGACATCGTGCTGGAAGGCCACGCGATCGAATGCCGCATCAATGCCGAGGACCCCGACACCTTCATGCCGTGTCCGGGCCTGATCCAGCACTTCCACGCCCCGGGCGGCCCGGGCGTGCGCGTGGACAGCCACATCTACGAAGGCTACCGCGTGCCGCCGAACTACGATTCGATGATCGGCAAGCTGATCGTGCATGGCCCCGACCGCGAGACCGCGATCGCGCGCATGCGCGTGGCGCTCAGCGAGATGGTGGTGGACGGCATCAAGACCAACATCCCGCTGCAGCAGCGGATCCTGGCCGACATCGGTTTCCAGCAGGGTGGGCAGAACATCCATTACCTGGAAAAGCGGTTGAAGGAACAGAAGGAAAAGTCGATCTCGATGGCGTAA
- a CDS encoding pseudouridine synthase translates to MQAPSHLQLPPGPWLTVLDCLCDRFPAISRDVWLDRFARGRVQDAQGAPLAASAPYRLGAGIRYFREVIDEPVIPFQETVLHVDAHLVVADKPHFLPVTPAGGFVRETLLARLVRRLDNPDLVPLHRIDRDTAGLVLFSANPATRGAYQSMFRERSIRKGYEAIAPALPDLVFPRVHESRLETGVPFFRMREVEGVANSATRMDVLERAGAWWRYALEPVTGRKHQLRVHMAALGAPIANDRLYPQLEDPSGADDASRPLKLLARSLSFADPLTGQSRSFESARSL, encoded by the coding sequence ATGCAAGCGCCCAGCCACCTCCAGCTTCCCCCGGGCCCGTGGCTCACCGTGCTCGACTGCCTGTGCGACCGCTTCCCGGCGATCAGCCGCGACGTCTGGCTCGACCGTTTCGCGCGCGGCCGGGTGCAGGACGCGCAGGGCGCCCCGCTGGCGGCCAGCGCGCCCTACCGCCTGGGCGCCGGCATCCGCTACTTCCGCGAGGTCATCGACGAGCCGGTGATTCCGTTCCAGGAGACCGTGCTCCACGTCGACGCGCACCTGGTGGTCGCCGACAAGCCGCACTTCCTGCCGGTGACGCCGGCCGGGGGTTTCGTGCGGGAAACTCTGCTGGCGCGCCTGGTGCGGCGCCTGGACAATCCGGACCTGGTACCGCTGCATCGCATTGACCGGGACACCGCCGGGCTGGTGCTGTTTTCGGCCAACCCGGCCACGCGCGGCGCGTACCAGTCGATGTTCCGCGAGCGGAGCATCCGCAAGGGATATGAGGCCATTGCCCCCGCGCTGCCGGACCTCGTGTTTCCGCGCGTGCATGAGTCGCGGCTGGAAACGGGCGTGCCGTTCTTCCGCATGCGCGAGGTCGAAGGCGTCGCCAACAGCGCCACGCGCATGGACGTGCTCGAACGCGCGGGCGCGTGGTGGCGCTACGCGCTGGAGCCCGTCACCGGGCGCAAGCACCAGTTGCGCGTGCACATGGCCGCGCTCGGGGCGCCGATTGCGAACGATCGCCTCTATCCGCAGCTGGAGGACCCCTCGGGGGCCGATGACGCGTCGCGGCCCTTGAAGCTGCTGGCGCGGTCGCTGTCCTTTGCCGATCCGCTCACGGGGCAATCGCGGTCGTTCGAGAGCGCCAGATCGCTTTAG
- a CDS encoding zinc-ribbon and DUF3426 domain-containing protein: MFVTCPHCGFLVASQNGGSLRCPRCGALIDPRTAKPFEAPADAVAPVPVRADAPDAGETTPAPTAPPAPAALHSARARRAPSFVPRRAPSPLQLRDWRMWAAIAALLLLLLLQSVLSQRDQLAADARWRPLVSGLCGVLQCEVPAWREPAAFTMLQRSVQPRRDARGVLSVSASFRNDARWPQPWPTLLLTLSDMEGRQVGLRAFEPADYRRGATDSPIAPGQSATIQLEVVEPARPVVAFTFDFR, from the coding sequence ATGTTCGTCACCTGCCCGCATTGCGGTTTCCTCGTCGCCTCGCAAAACGGTGGCAGCCTGCGCTGCCCGCGCTGCGGTGCCCTGATCGACCCGCGGACGGCCAAGCCTTTCGAGGCACCGGCCGACGCAGTGGCGCCCGTGCCCGTGCGGGCGGACGCGCCGGACGCCGGCGAAACCACGCCCGCACCGACCGCACCCCCGGCGCCTGCCGCGCTGCACTCGGCGCGCGCACGTCGTGCACCCAGCTTCGTGCCACGACGCGCGCCTTCGCCACTGCAACTGCGCGACTGGCGCATGTGGGCGGCGATCGCCGCGCTGCTGCTGTTGCTGCTGCTGCAGAGCGTGTTGTCCCAGCGAGACCAGCTGGCCGCCGACGCACGCTGGCGCCCGCTCGTCAGCGGCCTGTGCGGCGTGCTGCAGTGCGAGGTGCCGGCCTGGCGCGAGCCGGCCGCCTTCACGATGCTCCAGCGCAGCGTGCAGCCGCGCCGCGACGCGCGCGGCGTGCTCAGCGTCTCGGCCAGCTTCCGCAACGACGCGCGCTGGCCGCAGCCGTGGCCGACTCTGCTGCTCACGCTGTCGGACATGGAAGGCCGCCAGGTCGGCCTGCGCGCCTTTGAACCTGCCGATTACCGGCGCGGCGCGACCGACAGCCCCATCGCCCCCGGGCAGAGCGCGACGATCCAGCTCGAGGTGGTCGAACCCGCGCGCCCGGTGGTCGCCTTCACCTTCGATTTCCGGTAA
- the aroQ gene encoding type II 3-dehydroquinate dehydratase translates to MAQLLVLHGPNLNLLGTREPGVYGHATLEQIDAQLQVQATQAGHALSSFQSNAESALVERIQAAREDGTAFIVINPAAYTHTSVAIRDALAAVALPFIEVHLSNPHAREPFRHTSFVSDLAVGVIAGFGADSYRYALDAALARLARAPSLPSASPPAA, encoded by the coding sequence ATGGCACAGCTCCTGGTCCTGCATGGCCCGAACCTCAACCTGCTCGGCACACGCGAGCCGGGGGTCTATGGCCACGCGACGCTCGAGCAGATCGATGCCCAGCTGCAGGTGCAGGCGACGCAGGCCGGACATGCGCTGTCCTCGTTCCAGAGCAACGCCGAGAGCGCGCTGGTCGAACGCATCCAGGCCGCCCGCGAGGACGGCACCGCCTTCATCGTGATCAATCCGGCGGCCTACACGCACACCAGCGTGGCCATCCGCGATGCCCTGGCGGCGGTCGCGCTGCCTTTCATCGAAGTGCACCTGTCCAATCCGCACGCCCGCGAACCGTTCCGGCACACCAGCTTCGTCAGCGACCTCGCCGTCGGCGTGATCGCCGGATTCGGCGCCGACAGTTACCGCTACGCGCTCGACGCCGCACTGGCCCGCCTCGCAAGGGCGCCGTCCCTCCCTTCCGCGTCTCCACCGGCAGCCTGA